TACTCAATTCTAGCGGTGGATTGACAAAGCCAATGGCCCATCTCTTATATCTTCCTGGATATTCGTAGCTGCTATTTAACAAGCCTCCACGCTGAGAATTTAAGTGGAAAAGAATATCTTCGAGAGCAGTCTCTATCTTAACTTCTGTGATGGAGCGAGAAATATGAACACCACCAAGGGTTGTGTAGGAATAGGAATCAACAATCATGAGTCATCTCTATACAATAATTACTAGTTCTTAGTCTAGAGTCATTCGTTGTGAGCAACTAATTTTACACAAAAGGTAAATTAGAAAGGGATTTTATATTAAACTTGTGACAATTTTAATGTTTAATCTAAGTTAATGCCAATATTATTTCTTTGCCGATTCTTTATTTAGCGTACTCGATTTTCAACATTTGATAAATGAACATTTTTTAGATATGAGTATCATTTTATTCGTTTATAGTATTTTTATAAGTAAAAATACAGGAATTAATGCGATTGTATGCATCTATCTAAGGTAAGAAATATCGCGTCTAGTTGAGGTAAAGAATTTAACTTTGATGCTGCTGCTTCCTAGCTTGAAAATACTTTGTGTCTTAGTGTAAAAAAATTTTAACCCACAAAAGACACAAAGATAAAAAGTGTTTTCATTCGTTATGATGTTCGTAGTTGATTATGGCTACTTCTAACCACTGACTCAACTGGCTGTTAACAAGGTCTGGCTTTTTTCTACAAACTCACGCAACAGCAATATTGCTTGTCTGTACAAGGACAAATCTACCTCGTGAACCTCAATTTTGCTGCCAATGCTTTGCAGCAGAGTTAAAGTTAATTGTCCACCCAAGTGTTCTTGAAACTCTGTCAAACCTCGGAATAAACAACGGGGATGTTCTAATTTTGATAATTGTTCAGCTAGTTCTGGCACGTACAAAGAAAAACCTAGTGCTGAGAGTGTATTCAATATATTTTGCCACTGCGATCGCGAAAGCCATCCTATGAGGTAAGAATAGGTGCTATCTAAAGCGATGCCGATCGCTACTGCTTCTCCATGACGCAAGCTATAATCTGTCAAATGCTCTAGTTTATGAGCCGCCCAATGACCAAAATCTAAAGGACGAGATGAACCCATTTCAAAAGGATCGCCGCTGTTGGCAATGTGTTCTAGGTGTAGCTGGGCGCAACGATAAATCAGTTGTTGCATGGTGTCCATGTCTCGACGGACGAGTGCAGGGGTGTTTTTGTGGATAAAATCGAAGAAATCAGCATCTTTGATGAGTGACACCTTCACTGCTTCGGCAATTCCAGAACGCCAATCGCGATCGCTTAAAGTAGTCAAGAAGGCTGAGTCATTAATCACCGCGTAAGGTGGGGCAAATGTGCCGAGAAAGTTCTTTTTACCAAAGGCATTGATACCGTTTTTGACTCCGACACCCGAATCATTTTGTGCTAACACAGTCGTGGGAATCCTAACAAGACGAATACCTCGGTGAGCTGTTGCGGCTGCGTATCCTACCAAGTCTAACACTGCCCCACCCCCAACAGCCAAAATGTAGGAGTGGCGACACAATCGGGCGGTGTCAATCAACTGATGAATTTGATCTACCAATTTTGGATCGTTCTTGGCAGCTTCTCCCGCTGGAACTATCATTGGCTCAACTGCAAGTGTTAGTATTTCTGCATAAAACTTGGTATATGCTACTAATTCTTTGAGCAACCCAGGAAAAAACTCTAATAATTTTGCATCTACTACTGCTACTACTTTCTTTGGCTTTTTCTCTCCATCCTCTGTAATCACTTGCGCTAACGTCGGATTTTTCAAGTTAAACACATTGTTTGTGAACTGAATTTGATACTGGAAAGTAACAGAAATATTTTGGTGAATTGGTTTTATATTCAACATTTTTAATTCGTAATTTTAAGGTTTATTTATATCTTGCACCAGTTGCGTTATTGACATTTTTGTAGGGTGGGCACTGCATAATACTGTTTCACCTTCAGATTGATCTGACTTTTCACGGTATCTGAAAAACCCCGCTTCCAAACCTCTCTCCTTGTAGGGGAGAGGCTTTGATTTCTCCCCCTTCCCTCGTAGGGAAGGGGGCTGGGGGGTTAGGTCTGGCGTTAGCTTTTCCACATGACGTGAAAAGTCAGAAGATTGATACAGATGGCAAGCTGGGGAAGCTGGGGGAGAAAGAAAAGTAATTTGTATCAATAATTTCGTGAAATGGTATAAGTTCACTCAAACCATGATTTTTACATTATTGGTAGTGCCCACCACAGAATTAATTGAGAATGGTGCGAAAAATCAGTTTACAAGCTATCATACTTTATATATATTTATAACATAAATTCACTATACTAAAAATTTATTTTTACTCTTGAAAAATCCTTTGTGTAGTTTCAAATTCTTGAATTAACGCCACCCTATCTTTATTTTTTACTAGTCTTGCCAAGCGGCTGTAAGTATCAGCTAAAAAGCTAATTGCCTGACATCTTTCTTCTGAAGCTAACATAATTTCGACACATAGGTGAGGATTTTGAGAAAACAACCGTTTAACAATTTCAATTTCTTGACAATAGCTTGGAGTTGACATTGATAAACTGCGCTCTATATCAACATTTGCTTTTGCCAAAAAAACGCCAAGACTGAATCTACAAAAATGCTGCGTTGCTTGAATAATGACCATCATTTGGTCATGTTCTTCAGGCGTGCAAGTGATTATTTCTCCGCCTTGACTTTTAATCAAATCTAATAACCATTGAAATGAATCATCGTTTCGTCCTGGACATACTACCACTTTTTGTCCCAAGAACGATTTGATACTCGGCCCAAACATGGGATGTAAACCCATTACAGGGCCACAATGGTGTTCAAGCATTGCTTGAGTTGGCAAAGTCTTGATACTTGTGATGTCGCACAAAGCCGTAGTTGGAGAGAGATATTTGGCTGCACGTTTAATCACATCAACGGTATGTGCAATAGGAACGGATACTAAAACTAGTTCGGCCTGATTCAACAATTGGTCTGCATATTCCCAATCTTGTTGTTCAAGAACAGTAACGTTATGACCGACTGCGGCAAGTTGGTTTTGAAAGAATTTCCCCATCCTGCCATGTCCGCCGATTATAGTAACTCGTCGGGGTTTAAGATAATTCTCTGATGCAGACTCAGGAATACTAGCTTGAGCCAGTAAGGGAGTAACATCAGCCACTTGTTGTTCTAATTCTAATGTAGCTAATGGCGCTGGGCGATCGCTCAATAACGCAATTAAGCTTTGGTCAGTTTGTTTAAGCTGATCTGGCATCATAAACTTGGGGGGATGGGGAGCAGGGGAGCAGGGGAGCAGGGGAGCAGGGGAGCAGAGGAGATGAGGGGACAAGAGAAATAACTCTAAACTCCTAACTTCTAACTCCTAACTCCTCACTCCTAACTCCTAACTTTTATACACAGGTCTTTTCCAGTTGTTTCTCTAAACGACTGATGAGTGTCTTTCTCTGGTTCATTTTCCGCAGTTTGATACCAGCAGCTGTCATACCAAGTAATGTTAAACCTAATGCTGAACTGGGTTCAGGGACTTTGGCTCTGCCTTCTGCTTTCAACACCTGGATACGACCTTGGAAGAAATCGCCTACATAAAGTTTTCCGTCGTCGTAGTGTGCGCCAGCAGTCCAGTTAAATGTGCCTGGTGTGAGGTCGAGGGGGTCGCCAATGGGTAGCCCATCTTGACTTGGAGGTGGTGCAGCAGCAGGTTTACCAAAGGCTGTGAGGAAGTTACCGTTTTTATCGAATACCTGGACGCGGCTATTGATAGAATCAGCTACATAAATATTGTCGTATTCATCCACTTCAACACCGATTGGCTGATTAAATTGCCCAAGTCCAGTACCAGCACTGCCAAATGCCAACAGAGCGTTACCTTCGGGATCGAGTATTTGGATACGGTTGTTGTATTGGTCGGCAACAAAGATATTACCAGAGGTTGGAGATACTGATATGCCTGCTGGGCCGACAAATTGTCCAAGTCCACTACCGTTGCTACCAATTGTTTTGATCAGATTATCGTTCTGATCAAATACTTGGATGTAATCGTTACTAAAATCGGTTATATACAAATTGCCAGATTTATCAAAAGATAGA
Above is a window of Nostoc sp. UHCC 0702 DNA encoding:
- a CDS encoding 3-dehydroquinate synthase is translated as MLNIKPIHQNISVTFQYQIQFTNNVFNLKNPTLAQVITEDGEKKPKKVVAVVDAKLLEFFPGLLKELVAYTKFYAEILTLAVEPMIVPAGEAAKNDPKLVDQIHQLIDTARLCRHSYILAVGGGAVLDLVGYAAATAHRGIRLVRIPTTVLAQNDSGVGVKNGINAFGKKNFLGTFAPPYAVINDSAFLTTLSDRDWRSGIAEAVKVSLIKDADFFDFIHKNTPALVRRDMDTMQQLIYRCAQLHLEHIANSGDPFEMGSSRPLDFGHWAAHKLEHLTDYSLRHGEAVAIGIALDSTYSYLIGWLSRSQWQNILNTLSALGFSLYVPELAEQLSKLEHPRCLFRGLTEFQEHLGGQLTLTLLQSIGSKIEVHEVDLSLYRQAILLLREFVEKSQTLLTAS
- the scyF gene encoding scytonemin biosynthesis PEP-CTERM protein ScyF (ScyF is a conserved protein in biosynthesis systems for the scytonemin, a Trp-derived cyanobacterial natural sunscreen, although it is not absolutely required.), with amino-acid sequence MELIKKLSITIASAGFIILATGAQAKSVTLTYERSIGSPGTGIGQLLVPQGITVDDTTGNVYVSDGGNDRLQVYDSEGNYIKTIGSSGSGPGQFDEPADLKFNPLNGNLYVGDVFNSRINVFDSEGNYIKSFAKFGGPIEGRFFYGPGGLSFDKSGNLYITDFSNDYIQVFDQNDNLIKTIGSNGSGLGQFVGPAGISVSPTSGNIFVADQYNNRIQILDPEGNALLAFGSAGTGLGQFNQPIGVEVDEYDNIYVADSINSRVQVFDKNGNFLTAFGKPAAAPPPSQDGLPIGDPLDLTPGTFNWTAGAHYDDGKLYVGDFFQGRIQVLKAEGRAKVPEPSSALGLTLLGMTAAGIKLRKMNQRKTLISRLEKQLEKTCV
- the tyrA gene encoding bifunctional chorismate mutase/prephenate dehydrogenase is translated as MMPDQLKQTDQSLIALLSDRPAPLATLELEQQVADVTPLLAQASIPESASENYLKPRRVTIIGGHGRMGKFFQNQLAAVGHNVTVLEQQDWEYADQLLNQAELVLVSVPIAHTVDVIKRAAKYLSPTTALCDITSIKTLPTQAMLEHHCGPVMGLHPMFGPSIKSFLGQKVVVCPGRNDDSFQWLLDLIKSQGGEIITCTPEEHDQMMVIIQATQHFCRFSLGVFLAKANVDIERSLSMSTPSYCQEIEIVKRLFSQNPHLCVEIMLASEERCQAISFLADTYSRLARLVKNKDRVALIQEFETTQRIFQE